The Lolium rigidum isolate FL_2022 chromosome 2, APGP_CSIRO_Lrig_0.1, whole genome shotgun sequence genomic interval TTTTTTTAGCCCTCTTGAGCTGTAGATAATTGCTTCCAGTTCAGTTACTGAATTATTGAGGCGTGTGTCTATGCTTGCTTGTCTGTTGCATACTGAACTTGTATAAATTAGGCTACAAATGGACTGGATCAGATCAGTCACACCTACTGCCGTCAAGTACCTATTCTTTACTTAAAATATGGTCATCTAACTACAGATAGTATGAGAGAACCTCCCTGGTAATTCCCTAACGTCAACAGTACATTCAACTACCCCAACTTATACTTTGCCATAGCAAGTTTAGGAAGAAAAAAAAGTGGCCATCTTAGCTTTATAGCAAAGCATACATTTGATATTCCACAACAACCCAATTTCACCGTAGTTGTCCATGGTCATATCTTAAAAGTCAGCTACAAAGACATTTTTATTTGCATAGGAGTTTTAACAACCAAAAGAGTCTTGTGTGTCTTGTGATCCTATCAACCTGACTCAGCTTTGCTCATTGACTGGGCAGAAAAGCCCACCTTTGGTTGACAACCACTTACAGATAGGCTTATTGGGGGTTGTTGGTATAAAGCACAGGAGGAATGGGTGCCGCATAACGGCCATTCTTACAATGCAGTGTGTAGACTGATTAAAATCCCTCTAAAGTACATTTTAGGTGGACTTCATAATCATCTCTGAACATCAGAGAGCATTGCTCTATCTAATAATAGCAACTGTTGCTTTCCTCAAATCCTCGCACACTCTTAGTTCATTCATTTCTGGAGGACGATTGGGGAGAGAACATGCTCTATCTAAGTTTCTTATGGTTTCACGAATCATATGCATTTCTCTATCCTGCTCTGTTATCCCTGAAGATGAAGCTCATCTACATTTATGTTGGACTACGGGATGCTTATTTTCTGAGATGCAAAACTTGTTCCATTCAACTTGGTTTCTCCAAATCTATACTTGATTGTAGATAATGTTTGGTATATTGTGTCATTGTGATGTTGCATCCCATAGTCCCACTCACCAATTGTTAGATCAATGGACTAGCAATAAATTTTGTACCTTTATATGAGTAAATAGAAGGGGCTGGATGAATATAAACATTAATGGGATCACTTGTTGCAGGTACTCACCAGTGGAGTGTTGGATATGTAGGCAGCGATCACAATGAAGAATATTGTCTTATCTGCTTGTCAAAACCTGACACGATGCTCCGATCTTCAAAAGTCAAAATTTGTGATTCTAGTGCATGGACTCTGTAGATTGAAAGATCGTTCTATTCTTTTTCTAGTACAAATTGTAGCCTATTACCATGCATTAATCTTGGATGTTTTATTGTATGTTGGCTTGATTTAGTACTTCCAGATGATTTCTTCCAGGTTTGCTATCGATATATAAGCGTTCACACCTTGCATGCTGTAAAATAAAGCGTTCACACCAATGCGTTCACACATTGCATTCTAAGAAACGAGTGCGTTCACACATTGCATTCTAAGAAGTGAATGCGTTCACACTGCACAACAGAAGCGTTCACACCGAGCAGCAGAGCGTCCATGGACATTGGATGTCCATCGTTATATTAGATCGGATTTGGATGGACGTGGGTTCCTCGATGCGAGGCGTGGACTGGAGATGGGTGGGCCAGCTTTAGAATGGATACTAGGTGGACGTACGTGATTTGGACATGGACTCTGATCCAGTTCCAGATTTAGGAACATACCACTTGGGATGTGCTCGACACTAGATATCATCGAGGAGTCAGAGAAGAGCATCCACATACGGAGGTTGAACAGACGCTCTCCATTTCTAAAAGTGAATAATATATTCTTAAAACGGATATGAATGCAGATTTGGAATGAAAATTATCCGAACCATTTACACCCCTTGTGTCCACGTCTTGACACACCAAAGGCCGGCTAGCCCAAGTAAGATGGGCCAAGAACTAGCCTCCTTTTGTTTGGTCCACAGCCACGCGTGAGTCGCAGTGTCTGGCCTAGTTGGGCCATGAAAACTGTCCGCATTCCGTTCGTGTGTGAGTGCCGCGGTCCGGTGTGATCCACGGTTGCGCATCGAGCTGAACGCCGGCCGTATCAGCCGCATCGCTTCGCTGTTCCCTCAACCGCACGTCCCGGATCCTCAGGCACCGCGTGTTTCAGTTCTACTCCTCGTACCCAATACGACATTTCTGTTCGTCGGGTAGTTCTATCTTGTGCCAGACTACCAGTGGCACAGCTCAATCCAGCTATAAATCAGTGCGAGACCAGTGTACATCTTCACCTGCTTGATCCGAGGGTGGTTCGCCAGACGCAGAATGGCGGGCGCGATGCAGAGCGTGCACGCGCACCCGCCGGAGTTCGCGCGGTCGGCGCACGAGCAGCCGTGCGCCACCACGTTCCAcggggccgccgcgccgccggagATCCCCGTGATCGACATGTCCTCGCCCCACGCCGGACGCGCCATGGCGGGTGCCGCGCGCGAGTGGGGGATCTTCCAGGTGGTGAACCACGGCGTGCCGGCGTCGGCCGTGTCCGAGCTGCAGCGCGTCGGGCGCGAGTTCTTCGCGCTGCCGCAGGAGGAGAAGCAGCGGTACGCCATGGACCCGTCGTCCGGGAAAACCGAGGGCTACGGCTCCACGTTGCAGCGAGACGGCCCCGGCGGCAAGAAGACGTGGGCCGACTTTCTCTTCCACAACGTCGCGCCGCCGTCGGCCGTGAACCACTCCGTCTGGCCGGAGAACCCGAAGGGGTACAGGGCGGCCAACGAGGCGTACTGCGGTCACATGCGGCGGCTGACGCGGACGCTGTTCGAGCGCCTGTCCGCCGGGCTCGGGCTGGAGGAGGGCGCCATGGCGGAGGCGTTCGGCGGCGACGAGGTGATTTTCCTGCAGAAGATCAACTTCTACCCGCCGTGCCCGCAGCCGGACCTCGCGCTCGGCGTCGCGCCGCACACCGACCTCAGCACGCTCACCGTGCTCGTGCCCAACGAGGTGCCGGGGCTCCAGGTGTTCAGGGACGGGCAGTGGCACGACGTCGAGTACGTGCCCGGCGCGCTCATCGTCCACATCGGCGACCAGATCGAGGCAAGTGCTGCACTCCATTAACCGTTCTTGATCTGTCTCCCATCGACTGTTTTTACCTGCGACTGGCTGGCGTGCTGTTTGCGGCAGATTCTGAGCAACGGGAGGTACAAGGCCGTGCTGCACCGGACGACGGTGAGCAAGGAGAAGACGCGGATGTCGTGGCCGGTGTTCGTCGAGCCGCCGACGGAGCACGTCGTCGGCCCGCACCTGCGGCTCGTCACCGACGAGTACCCGGCCAAGTACAAGGCCAAGAAGTTCAAGGACTACAAGTACTGCAAGATCAACAAGCTGCCGCAGTAATGAATCGTTCAAATGTACAAATATTGTCGATTTAAACCTCTCGAAAGATTCAGTGGTGGAGATATTTAACAAACACTCTGCTCGTTCTCGTGGATCCTATATTCCTGCGTATGAGTTGGGACTTTACTCTCTGTTTCATAGAATCAGTTGGGATTTTGCTTCTTTTCCTTGTTGAGGGGAAAATTTGCGGATACTCAAAATGGAGTGCTTCATGTAGCTCCTTATTTTATAAAAAAATCATACTTTTAGAAAAAATATTCTATAGGTAGTCGATGATATATACTACTCCCGCaaattcatattaattgattcaactttgtctagatacatatgtatctagtcaacaaatGTGTCAATAACCGTGCAAAATATAAACATGAAAAAGGTGTGGATCTGAGAGTAGGGAACAATACACATTTTCAAAGCTACAAAATTTGTTGGATTTTTTCATTGTATCCTCAAAATAATAAAATTCTGCAATCAGATTTTGCACGTCTGTAATATACATTGCTGAATATCTACATAAtatgttccagatttctttgaaaCTTGAAACTAATATTTTTgattttttcaaaccaaaggctcCATGGAGCTTCGGAGACATTTGCCCACACTCGAAAATTTTGGTTTTTTCCTCCATCTTCCTTTTTTATTTAGAAGAGATTAGGGCTTTTGCTCTGGCATCATACCATGGGCTGCCAACTTTTTTTTTAAACAGAGACAAAAGATTTGCCTCATCAATAATTAAGTAGAAACTACCTAGTTTTTAGGAAAATCAGGTGAAAACCTACAAAGATAGGGCCAAGCCCACACACCCAGCCACACGCTGCTGTGAGGGGCACACCGAGCCACCATGGCTACCCACACAAGCTACATAAATGCGAAGCTTAAGTTGGCCTATGACTATGCCAAACAGATGACTCCTCAAGAAGATGCCGACAGCTCCGATTTTAACGACGAGCCAcggagaggagatgcgcaagaccCGCGCCGAAAAGGAACTTCACCGTCGGACCGcccctcgaaggtcatcgtacaccacCCGAAGACAGTTTCAACTTCACAGCAAGAGCAGACCAACCTGAAGACATTCGGACACACCCTGCCGGAGAATTATAAAGATtgcacaaaagaaagaaaaacgacCTCTAACTAATTTTGGTATTTTTGTTTTTCTAAAGTAAGAAAATCATtagtaaataaaaacaagaatTGTGAAGAAAAGGAACTAGAAAAAACAACCAAAGAgcaatttttttgttattttcttaAAGCGGTGAATTATTTTTGCCTACGATAATCAGGATTCAGTGAAACAGAATAACCTAATACTATAGAATCTTTTTGGGGAACAAGGTGTGTGTGCGCCTATATATATCAGGGTAAATGTATGTACGTATATCTGAAACACACACATATGCGAGTGGGAAATACCAGGATGCACCTGGGTGTTTGTGCACCCATTTCTCTGATATTGAAAAGAAAATgatatttgaaaattttcaaaaaattaaagTAATATTTTATATGTACATATTCGGATGATACTTACGTTTGTaagtttttgcaaaaaaatacaCTTGCATGTAGCCTACACGAAAATGATAAAATGTTCAAATGGCACCACAATGATTGGTTGTGTACTATTCACGGTAATAGGAAATCTCATTTTCACATTTATGTGTAGGCAACGACCTTTATACCAAAATCTGCACAAACCAGTGGCCATTCCCCGTgcgaaaaatcaaagtagaccggcGCCAACTAtgcagaagcgatggacgtcctcgccgccgcatgcACCACCATGGATTCCAAGGTAACCCTCGCACCCACCACCCCCCCGGACCCCCCCCcctagccacgaccatagccacaatggaggccgcagctccggcggaagcaaagcgtgccgccaccggcggccgggACGCTAAGCCGAAGGCGACAAAGAAGGTGttgtccaaggaggagaaaggcgtcgaggccgcgaagcgtcgcggccggTGCAGGAACCAgaaggagaggaatgcagcggCCGCCGCCCTTGAGGCCAGCCAGCAGGCGTGGTAGATGTAGCTGAAAGCCAGCGCCGCGCAAGTAGGCCTCCATCCGTGCTTAGCGGAggcctacatgctcgtcaagcgagaggggatcgccggcaTCGCTCCTCCGGCCtagtcggtgagctcggtaagttcccagctgcatcCTGGAACGCCCGCTCCCTTGCCGGTCCACGCGGCGTCGCGGTTCACCTCCGGCATGGCGCCGGTGCAGTTAAACAGGGcgccggttcccgacctcaaccggacgccgaTAAGTGGTGACTCGTGCCCGGGTGCGACACACAAGACGcgtcaggtgccggaggagagcatgtcgGTGCCCCGCAACCTGTTTGACGAAATGGCACcatctgccccgacgatggacggcTCGGTACGTAAGCTCTCTCACTTTGTGCGATTGCCGTGTGTCATGCGTCTAACATCCGGTGATTCGTAGGCCTATTGGAAGGGAAGGCATGACAGCGACATCGAGGCCATGATCTATGGCGGCGGCTTAGTTGGCGACGCCAGAGCCGGGATAGGGCCGCATGATGAGTGGGAACCGACGCAAGATGTTGAGGACATCGATGCGGCACGTCTGTTCTCCACCCATCCCACGCAGGCAACAACCTTGTGCGTCGACGACTATGAGGACGCGCCAATAGGGCATGTCCTCACCACAGACGATGCTAGTAAGAAGAAAGGGGAGAGCCACATGACACAAGGATTcaacgacgacgaggacaagtgtttgtgcgaCGCGTGACTGGCGACCAGCCATGACTGTAATAATGACGCCCAACAAAAGTGCAAGGTGCACTGGGCCAAGGTGATGCAGGAGTATAATGAGAGAAAGTTTCACGAGCCCTACGAGATGCCAAGCCCTCGCACGAAAGAGTCCatcagaaaaagatggaactacatcaaacaagagacaagcaagttctgctccACCGTCGAACATGTTGTGAACAACCCCATTAGCGGCGTTGGCGTGATTTCAGTGGTAAACAAgatacaaccatcatcattctattCTATGTACATCATTCGTGAACCATGATCCGGGCATTAACCAATTGCAGGTATCCCGGACCTTGGAGAGATTCAAGGCAGTGCATAAGAAGGACTTCCATATAGTCCATTGTTGGGACAAGCTGAAGGGCGCGCAAAAGTGGCAGACAAGCTTTGCGCCTATGATGAAGCGGTGAAGAATGGAACAACTGTTAACGTTGACGGCGAAGACGACAATCATGGCCGTCATGCCCTTCCACCTCGCCCCCGAGGCCATAAGACTACCAATgccgatctagcccgggaggcaGCTGCCATTGCATTCACCCAGagcttggagaagttgatggccgAGAATCAAGCCGCCATGGTGAAAAGGGACGAGAAGGAGCATCTGGAAAAAAGAGGCCGCAACTGCCATCTACATCAACCTCACCAAAGAGGTCATTGAGGTTcaaggatggacgtcgaggccaaaaaggcagacaccgaggccaaattgcgtgacaccgaggccaggaggatggaggccgaggccaagacccgtgcagaggatacaaggatcatgctagccgacttgagcagcgtcgacgacgatactagggcctggttcatgaagagcCGTGCCGAAATCCACGCACGAGACGCCTGTCTAGCGCCATGGCCTCTTTTTGGACTTCATATGCTATTCtagccttgttgtgccccttttgaacTCCATTTTACACCGTAccatgtgcaaagtgtgatgaacttatttcAGACCTCAATTTGAGCTAATTTGAGCCTATAATTTCGTGAAAATTTGAGCTAATTTGATACTACAACCTCTTTTCTAAATTTTCTGAACTTAAACTGGCCCACGCCGGAAATGCGTCAGCCCGCTGGAGTCACCCCCGATGCAAACAGACGCATGACCATTTTCGCATCCGCGGGCCAACGGAAACGAACGCACGCGAACATTTTGACTATCCGAAATGCGTCggtccgctggagatgcccttaccttgTGCGGCTACTACTCTCTGTCCCTACTTGCTCCTACTGAGGGCGTTTGACCTCCACAAACTGTTCGTTCTTTGGTTGAATAATTAAGACAGAAAGTTTCTTTAAGGACCGCCGAGGAGAATGCTGAATGCCGCTCCGGTGGGATGCGCTGTTGTTCAGTTGCAAACAAAGGAGACTTCGCTGAACGCGTTACGCGTGCAGCTGGGTGGCCGGAATGGCGGGTGCGGTGCAGAGCGCGCAGGCCCTGGTGTCCTCGCTGGGAGCGCTCCCGCCGGAGTTCGCGCGGTCTGAGCACGAGCAGCCGGGCGCCACCACGTTCCGCGGGGCCGCGCCGGCCGAGATTCCCACATGTCCTCCTCCAACGCCAGCTGTTCCAGGTAAATAGCTCCTATGCGACATTTCAGCGAAATTGACTTAAACCCAACATAGTCCATCAGAATAGCTACACACGTTCCTCGGACGAAATAGCTCTCACGCAACACGGGTTATAGATCAGTGTCAACGGTCTCTTGTGACATGTTTTAATGGAGGGTGGAGTTAAATTAGGGTTAGATTAAGACAACCATTTCGAGCGGGCCCCACTCATTTGCCCGCCATGGAAACTTCGGCCCATCGTGTTGCCCGTTCCCGACCGCTGTCCTCCTTCATCTTCTCCGACGGTGGACCCGTCAAGTTCGTGTGCTCGGCAGTGGTGTCCCGTCCATTCTTGGCGGCAGCTCATCGGTGGTGAGTAATCttgaaaccctagctccattccCTGCGCCTGGATTTGGATCTGACCCGGTCGCTTCTGATTTCTGAGCTAGATTTCCGTGGGCGGGTTGGCTGAACCGGGGGCATCGAGATGGAGAAGCAAGAGAGCAGTTCCAATAGGTaaaataatcttttttttttaaatttcatttGATCGCATTTGGGTAATCAACCAATTCCGCTAGCTCACTCTGCCCGCCGCCACTCAAAACAGGGGTGATTGTGAGTGGAGAAAATTCCAATTCAATGTCAAGTTCTTCCCATCTTAAACGAAATTAGGAGATGGTAGTGCACGTAACATCGAGAGAGGTACATCTGTGGGTTGGGAGGTTGAGTTTGCATATATTGATCCACAACAGCTGCAACAAATGGAAGAACTAGCTGTGAAGAATTCGGCAGAGAAAATTGGGCAACGTGTTCTTTGAGGTCCTGAACAAAAAGTTGTATTGTTACGGTTTAAAAATTGGAAGAGAGAATATCTGAGACTTCATGATGGAGAAGACATAGTTGATGAAATCGGTCCCTTTTGTTTGACtgataatttttttttatatGCTAGATATAGAGATTTTGATGGGGGCGTCAATCTTTGCAAATAGTACATTTCTGCTAGACGTCAACCAGACGGAAGTACCATTAGAGTTAATCAAATCCCTTTTGAACACACTTGCATTGCTAGTTCACAGAGAGTATCAACAATGACATAATAGATTTGGGTTGCTGAAAAGATCACTCATATTTTAGCCAAAACACCAAACACTAGTGTAAATAAGCTAAAAGCTAACTTAGAAAAGGAATACCCAATTAAAGTGAATTATAGCACTGTGTGCAATGAAAGAATTGTATGGTGATTGGGCAAATACTTTTAGGATGTTCTATAACTCCAAAGCAGAGGTGGAGAAAATATCACCTAGCAGTGTTGTGGAGATAGATACTGAGGTTACAGATGATGGCAATGTCTTCTTCTGTAAGTTTTTTTATGGCTTTAAAGCCTTGCATCGATGGCTTGAAAGCAGGATGTCGTCCATATTTAAGCATAAACTCTTCATTTTTAACTAGAAGGTGGAATGGTCAGCTCTGGATGgatataattggatgttccctttgTGCCATTGGAACGTTTCAATGAGAGACTGAGGCTTCATGgatgtcaacacccgaatttttaactccagatgcctattatgccattcatcgcaatcccaggaatattgtttttgcgagacataatagattgatatcacaacacatcattcattacatagcaTAATCGTCTTATAAATagaagatcacatgatccagtcttacattaTAGTGGATCCagagatccaattacaaaacacatagcggaagcgaagtagcgatcgtggtccatctgttccacaggcaacttttgacgtcaggagtagtcctagttatcgtatacgtcttgctgtccatcatcttggtactggttctcctcttcatagtctggccatttgaatagccagggacaaagccatgagtactttaaagtactcgcaaactaatactagtgtaagcactatcaactatagtaaggtggtgctaagctctaggttcatttgcataaagccagttttatttcatgagcactttagtaataaaagactctttatttgcctaacttactcaagtgggaacattagtgtcattcccacaactcgggtGTGATCagttcaaattcacctttcaagttcaagtcacaagtcacccttcacatgtcacattttttaaaagttctgatgacggaacagtatgacctttccaaccgtccataaccgtggacacgactattcgaatagttttacactctgcagaggttgtacacttgtgccacaacatttgatttcatccgtcaggtatagccctgaataatcatactcggtatgcggatcatcaaccataacctttcacttacatatcctagtataggcacctctccccatgagcttggcctcctagtgaagacaaaccgtcagcctgggaactgcacagggcttgggccggacattcacctcatttcacgtcatttcacatcatttcactttcaacggagacagcctcagcataacccctatgacgcttgtttagagggaacccatactaagacacacaaacttccagttaagccctacccataatcaggtattgtgggggtactcaaaaattggaatggtatcgcatccgaacccaaccatcagtttttatcaaattcatcaagtcattcaagtcacattcaccttcaaaatctttcaatagaatgactcatcattccaaggttttcaaagtcatttcatttcacatgttcccatctagagtagtcaattttatttgttagcactaacaactagtcatgaggggtgctaactagctttgattgctctaggctaaatttgatactcttgtactactccatatctagaccaagtgaatcatgaatcaaaaaggaaactttgataaaccaaagtcaaaaacttgtaggataaaaacttgggataggatcattaagcataagggaatatgtaatggtgccttgctcttgtagagctttgcactagggta includes:
- the LOC124688482 gene encoding flavonol synthase/flavanone 3-hydroxylase-like, which codes for MAGAMQSVHAHPPEFARSAHEQPCATTFHGAAAPPEIPVIDMSSPHAGRAMAGAAREWGIFQVVNHGVPASAVSELQRVGREFFALPQEEKQRYAMDPSSGKTEGYGSTLQRDGPGGKKTWADFLFHNVAPPSAVNHSVWPENPKGYRAANEAYCGHMRRLTRTLFERLSAGLGLEEGAMAEAFGGDEVIFLQKINFYPPCPQPDLALGVAPHTDLSTLTVLVPNEVPGLQVFRDGQWHDVEYVPGALIVHIGDQIEILSNGRYKAVLHRTTVSKEKTRMSWPVFVEPPTEHVVGPHLRLVTDEYPAKYKAKKFKDYKYCKINKLPQ